A stretch of the Nicotiana tabacum cultivar K326 chromosome 6, ASM71507v2, whole genome shotgun sequence genome encodes the following:
- the LOC107823581 gene encoding thylakoid lumenal 17.9 kDa protein, chloroplastic isoform X2, translating to MAALGMSGQLLPVLPKVAAKHNSPTKKYSCTLNVAATKVEHHQSIATVPYFWSKVLPLAVAVSLVAPLSSSAIPFLDSKSSSLAPTTPFSQSKNLPTGLENGKIRPCPSVNPGCVSTNPQSSSSAFPWMIPQNSTGNAIMQLQDAILKTQKNAKIQVIEDIPDGKYLQAEVDGGFGRDVLEFLVKGDSVAYRAMATKVTYIYPFTTALGDSKGQEERMKKITEELG from the exons ATGGCCGCATTGGGAATGAGCGGTCAGCTTCTTCCGGTGCTTCCCAAAGTCGCTGCCAAACACAATTCTCCGACCAAGAAGTATTCTTGTACTCTCAATGTAGCAGCTACTAAAGTCGAACACCACCAATCCATAGCAACAGTACCATATTTTTGGTCCAAGGTACTCCCTCTGGCAGTTGCAGTGTCGCTGGTCGCTCCCCTGTCTTCTTCGGCAATACCCTTTCTCGACTCCAAATCTTCTTCACTAGCTCCCACAACCCCATTTTCACAATCCAAGAACTTGCCTACCGGACTCGAAAATGG AAAAATCAGACCTTGCCCTTCAGTTAATCCGGGGTGTGTATCGACAAATCCCCAGTCTTCTTCTTCTGCCTTCCCCTGGATGATTCCTCAAAATTCTACTGGCAATGCTATCATG CAATTGCAGGACGCCATTTTGAAGACGCAGAAGAATGCAAAGATTCAAGTTATTGAAGATATCCCTGATG GAAAATATTTGCAGGCTGAGGTAGATGGGGGATTTGGTAGAGATGTTCTAGAATTTTTGGTGAAAGGAGATTCAGTTGCCTACAGAGCAATGGCCACAAAAGTGACTTATATATACCCATTTACTACAGCATTAGGAGATTCAAAAGgacaagaagaaagaatgaaaaagatCACAGAAGAGTTGGGCTG A
- the LOC107823581 gene encoding thylakoid lumenal 17.9 kDa protein, chloroplastic isoform X1: MAALGMSGQLLPVLPKVAAKHNSPTKKYSCTLNVAATKVEHHQSIATVPYFWSKVLPLAVAVSLVAPLSSSAIPFLDSKSSSLAPTTPFSQSKNLPTGLENGKIRPCPSVNPGCVSTNPQSSSSAFPWMIPQNSTGNAIMQLQDAILKTQKNAKIQVIEDIPDGKYLQAEVDGGFGRDVLEFLVKGDSVAYRAMATKVTYIYPFTTALGDSKGQEERMKKITEELGWYAPSLDSMD; encoded by the exons ATGGCCGCATTGGGAATGAGCGGTCAGCTTCTTCCGGTGCTTCCCAAAGTCGCTGCCAAACACAATTCTCCGACCAAGAAGTATTCTTGTACTCTCAATGTAGCAGCTACTAAAGTCGAACACCACCAATCCATAGCAACAGTACCATATTTTTGGTCCAAGGTACTCCCTCTGGCAGTTGCAGTGTCGCTGGTCGCTCCCCTGTCTTCTTCGGCAATACCCTTTCTCGACTCCAAATCTTCTTCACTAGCTCCCACAACCCCATTTTCACAATCCAAGAACTTGCCTACCGGACTCGAAAATGG AAAAATCAGACCTTGCCCTTCAGTTAATCCGGGGTGTGTATCGACAAATCCCCAGTCTTCTTCTTCTGCCTTCCCCTGGATGATTCCTCAAAATTCTACTGGCAATGCTATCATG CAATTGCAGGACGCCATTTTGAAGACGCAGAAGAATGCAAAGATTCAAGTTATTGAAGATATCCCTGATG GAAAATATTTGCAGGCTGAGGTAGATGGGGGATTTGGTAGAGATGTTCTAGAATTTTTGGTGAAAGGAGATTCAGTTGCCTACAGAGCAATGGCCACAAAAGTGACTTATATATACCCATTTACTACAGCATTAGGAGATTCAAAAGgacaagaagaaagaatgaaaaagatCACAGAAGAGTTGGGCTGGTATGCACCAAGTCTTGACTCAATGGATTAG
- the LOC107823580 gene encoding uncharacterized protein LOC107823580 has protein sequence MHRRNIRLRREYLYRKSLEGKERLLYEKKRKIKEALEEGKPIPTELRNEEAAIRKEIDLEDENTAVPRSTIDDEYANATEKDPKILLTTSRNPSAPLTQFVKELKIVFPNAQRMNRGGQVISEIIETCRAHDFTDVILVHEHRGVPDGIIISHLPFGPTAYFGLLNVVTRHDIKDKKSIGTMPEAYPHLIFDKFSTKLGERTVNILKHLFPVPKPDTKRIITFANQSDYISFRHHIYEKHGGPKSIELKEVGPRFELRLYQIKLGTMDQDEAQTEWVIRPYMNTSKKQKLLGD, from the exons ATGCATAGAAGGAACATTAGGTTGCGAAGAGAGTACCTTTACAGGAAAAGCTTAGAAGGGAAGGAGCGTTTGCTCTATGAGAAGAAACGCAAAATCAAAGAAGCTTTGGAGG AGGGAAAACCGATTCCAACTGAGCTCAGGAATGAAGAGGCTGCTATTCGCAAAGAAATCGACCTTGAAGATGAAAATACTGCTG TACCTCGATCAACTATTGATGACGAATATGCTAATGCAACTGAAAAAGATCCCAAAATTTTGCTTACCACTTCAAGAAATCCTAGTGCTCCTCTTACTCAGTTTGTCAAG GAATTGAAAATTGTGTTCCCTAATGCTCAGCGGATGAACCGTGGTGGTCAG GTTATATCAGAAATAATTGAAACCTGCCGAGCTCATGATTTTACAGATGTAATTTTGGTCCATGAGCATCGTGGTGTGCCTGATGGTATTATCATTAGCCATCTGCCATTTGGTCCAACTGCCTACTTTGGATTGCTCAATGTG GTCACGAGACATGATATAAAGGACAAAAAATCTATTGGAACCATGCCTGAGGCGTACCCACATCTTATTTTTGACAAATTTTCAACAAAG CTTGGTGAGAGGACAGTTAACATCCTAAAGCATTTGTTTCCAGTACCCAAGCCTGATACAAAACGTATTATCACATTTGCTAATCAGTCAGACTACATTTCATTCAG ACATCACATCTATGAAAAGCACGGAGGTCCAAAATCAATTGAGCTGAAAGAGGTTGGTCCTCGATTTGAACTACGGCTTTACCAG ATAAAACTAGGAACAATGGATCAGGATGAAGCTCAAACAGAGTGGGTCATAAGGCCTTACATGAACACATCCAAAAAACAGAAGCTTCTAGGAGACTGA
- the LOC142182158 gene encoding uncharacterized protein LOC142182158 — MSEYGEDLEVEMEENPFADIEEYIADTNAIAPPPLALQLSRNSTDDDPKQHRRNFLGVCAMHKQNNVSDDSLRLRCFKYPLAGDARKWLQNLPPNCIHSWTELVRAFLSKWFPQSKKSELGDKIFFFKQVPGEHLHEVWDHFKLYLVRSPNHGFSDSILLEKFYMGLDPMNRSIAKNAADGSFMDKSFARVTQILDKMAKHNQAWHFEDTTGGITYGSPSLSNTIKENQERDQYVQPVSNEDFEEANYVNNSQGGYQRQQYQGQGQPNQWRPIPQGQGHQQWRNDQGGSTQGNWNNNNFSNRSSNPYVPPKGQYSNQGSSSESKLESMLERIFQNQEKSDTSMRNMTELVGSHTASIQKLEMQMRDLSREQNPKQKGTLPSDTIVNPKGGGSGPTSHVMAITNTSGKVIQGEGEQVVEVEERCARREENREEVKEKVKETPKTLPPIPRPPPPFPQILAKKVDDSKLEKFYDILKQLSVNILFVEAFQEMPGFTKYLKDLITKKRTTKNEVVNMTHRVSSIIATTTVQKKEDRRAFTIPCTIGAHDFARALCDNGASINLMSLSIYKIARLGIPRPTIMRFQMANRSIKRPVGIVDDVIVKVGEFHLPSDFVILDCAVDKEIPIILGRSFLAMGRALMDSEQNEIKFCVNDEEVTFQASKGMKLPHEYERSLVIDVVDEVEDAVEMKMEEQCLGEALAAILVNFDGEDMEGYMESVNALEGLRSYDYALAKLSLDLENRATPPKNPYVIDPPQLELKPLPPHLRYKFLGSNNTLPVIVSSLLNDVQVERLLEVFKVHRQAIGWTIADIHGIPALICEHRIQLESETKPRVEYQ; from the exons ATGTCTGAATATGGTGAAGACTTAGAggtagaaatggaagaaaatcctttTGCGGACATCGAGGAGTACATTGCGGATACAAATGCTATTGCACCTCCGCCGTTGGCGCTGCAACTTTCAAG GAATTCCACTGATGATGATCCGAAACAACATCGTAGAAACTTCTTGGGTGTGTGTGCAATGCATAAGCAGAACAACGTCTCTGATGATTCCCTAAGGTTGAGATGCTTCAAGTACCCTCTAGCTGGGGACGCAAGGAAATGGCTTCAAAATCTGCCcccaaactgcattcattcttggACCGAACTTGTCCGAGCCTTCTTGTCTAAATGGTTCCCGCAAAGTAAGAAGTCTGAGCTCGGGGATAAAATcttctttttcaagcaagtacCAGGAGAACATCTACATGAGGTATGGGATCATTTCAAATTATATTTGGTGAGGTCTCCCAACCATGGCTTTTCGGATTCTATCTTGTTGGAAAAATTCTATATGGGCTTGGATCCTATGAACCGGTCTATAGCCAAGAATGCAGCTGACGGATCTTTCATGGACAAATCATTTGCAAGGGTGACACAAATACTTGACAAAATGGCAAAGCATAATCAAGCATGGCATTTCGAGGACACCACAGGTGGAATTACATATGGTTCTCCTTCCTTGAGCAACACGATCAAGGAAAATCAAGAGAGAGATCAG TATGTGCAACCCGTATCAAATGAGGATTTTGAGGAAGCAAATTATGTCAACAACTCTCAAGGAGGCTATCAAAGGCAACAATACCAAGGTCAAGGACAACCAAATCAATGGAGGCCAATCCCTCAAGGGCAAGGCCACCAACAATGGCGAAATGATCAAGGTGGCTCAacccaaggaaattggaacaacaacaacttctCAAACCGGAGTTCAAACCCTTATGTTCCCCCAAAGGGTCAATATTCAAATCAAGGTTCTTCTAGTGAGTCTAAGTTGGAAAGTATGCTTGAACGAATATTTCAAAATCAAGAAAAGTCTGACACTTCTATGAGAAACATGACCGAGCTTGTTGGCTCTCATACCGCATCCATTCAAAAATTGGAGATGCAAATGAGAGACCTCTCTAGGGAACAAAATCCAAAGCAAAAGGGAACACTCCCTAGTGACACAAttgtgaacccaaagggtggtggGAGTGGCCCAACTTCTCATGTCATGGCAATTACTAATACGAGTGGGAAGGTAATACAAGGAGAGGGTGAACAAGTGGTTGAAGTAGAAGA AAGATGTGCAAGAAGAGAAGAGAACCGggaagaggtaaaggaaaaggtaaaagagacaCCAAAAACTCTTCCACCTATTCCTAGACCTCCTCCTCCGTTCCCTCAAATACTCGCCAAGaaggttgatgatagcaaactcgagAAGTTCTACGACATTCTCAAACAATTATCAGTGAATATTCTatttgtggaagcatttcaagagatgccGGGTTTTACTAAGtatttgaaagatttgatcaCTAAGAAGAGGACCACTAAGAATGAGGTGGTGAACATGACTCATCGGGTTAGTTCCATTATTGCCACAACCACAgttcaaaagaaagaagaccGGAGAGCCTTTACTATTCCATGTACTATCGGGGCGCATGATTTTGCTAGAGCTCTTTGTGATAATGGGGCTAGCATTAACTTAATGTCGCTTTCCATTTACAAGATAGCAAGATTAGGGATTCCAAGGCCAACAATTATGAGATTTCAAATGGCCAATCGTTCCATCAAGAGACCGGTAGGAATTGTTGATGACGTGATTGTAAAAGTGGGAGAGTTTCATTTACCCTCCGATTTTGTAATCCTTGATTGTGCGGTTgacaaagagatccctatcatattGGGGAGATCATTCCTAGCCATGGGAAGAGCACTCATGGATTCAGAACAGAATGAAATCAAATTCTGTGTGAATGATGAAGAGGTCACATTCCAAGCAAGCAAGGGTATGAAACTACCACATGAGTATGAAAGAAGtttggtgattgatgttgttgatgaGGTGGAAGATGCGGTCGAAATGAAAATGGAAGAACAATGCCTCGGTGAGGCGTTGGCAGCTATTTTGGTGAACTTTGATGGTGAAGATATGGAGGGGTACATGGAGTCGGTCAATGCATTGGAGGGGCTTAGGTCCTACGATTATGCTCTGGCAAAGCTCTCTCTCGACTTGGAGAATAGAGCCACACCTCCCAAAAATCCATATGTTATTGATCCACCACAACTAGAGCTCAAACCACTTCCACCgcacttgaggtataaatttcttggctcaaATAATACTTTACCGGTAATAgtttcttctttgttgaatgatgtgcaggtagaacGATTGTTGGAAGTCTTTAAGGTGCATAGGCAAGCCATTGGATGGACAATTGCGGACATCCATGGGATTCCCGCGTTAATTTGCGAGCACAGAATCCAATTGGAAAGTGAAACAAAACCAAGGGTGGAATATCAATGA